A section of the Indicator indicator isolate 239-I01 chromosome 39, UM_Iind_1.1, whole genome shotgun sequence genome encodes:
- the ORMDL3 gene encoding ORM1-like protein 3, producing MNVGTAHSEVNPNTRVMNSRGIWLAYVLGIGLLHVVLLSIPFFSVPVVWTLTNIIHNMSMYIFLHTVKGTPFETPDQGKARLLTHWEQMDYGVQFTASRKFLTIMPIVLYFLTSFYTKYDRIHFVINTISLMSVLIPKLPQLHGVRIFGINKY from the exons ATGAACGTGGGCACTGCCCACAGCGAGGTGAACCCCAACACCAGGGTGATGAACAGCAGAGGCATCTGGCTGGCATACGTGCTGGGCATCGGGCTGCTGCACGTCGTGCTGCTCAGCATCCCCTTCTTCAGCGTCCCTGTGGTCTGGACTCTCACCAACATCATTCACAACATG AGCATGTACATCTTCCTCCACACCGTGAAGGGGACTCCTTTTGAGACACCAGACCAGGGCAAGGCTCGGCTGCTGACGCACTGGGAGCAGATGGACTACGGGGTGCAGTTCACAGCCTCGCGCAAGTTCCTGACCATCATGCCCATCGTCCT GTATTTTCTAACCAGCTTTTACACCAAGTATGACCGGATACACTTTGTCATCAACACCATCTCCCTGATGAGCGTCCTGATCCCCAAGCTGCCGCAGCTTCACGGCGTCCGCATCTTCGGCATCAACAAGTACTGA
- the LRRC3C gene encoding leucine-rich repeat-containing protein 3C: protein MPAARQVLLRLASMWLLLHSLLLASSLHSASAFPKGCYPSEEEGLKTFRCSNARLTEVPRDIPNDTNKLYLDSNRIPFLPRDAFRDLPVLLELDLSHNAIAGVESGAFQGLADHLHTLDLSSNRLVSLGKEAFSHLKAKVNLSDNPWRCDCRLQELIRAVDLAAGSAAGILCHSSAQEEHVGKAFLQVIADTDFCNAYKRTTDIAMLVTMFGWFAMVISYLVYYVRQNQEDARRHLEYLKSLPSKQRRSEESSTISTVV from the coding sequence ATGCCTGCAGCCCGGCAGGTCCTGCTCCGCTTGGCCTCCATGTGGCTGCTCCTGCACAGCCTCCTCCTGGCCTCCAGCCTCCACTCAGCCTCCGCCTTCCCCAAGGGCTGCTACCCCTCGGAAGAGGAGGGGCTGAAGACCTTCCGCTGCAGCAATGCCAGGCTGACTGAGGTGCCCAGGGACATACCCAACGACACCAACAAGCTCTACCTGGACTCCAACCGAATCCCCTTCCTACCCCGCGACGCCTTTCGGgacctgcctgtgctgctggagctggatcTGTCCCACAATGCCATCGCCGGTGTCGAGAGCGGAGCTTTCCAGGGCCTGGCAGACCACCTGCACACCCTGGATCTCTCCTCCAACAGGTTGGTGTCACTTGGCAAGGAGGCCTTCAGCCACCTCAAGGCCAAGGTCAACCTCTCTGACAACCCCTGGCGCTGCGACTGCCGGCTGCAGGAGCTGATCCGCGCGGTGGACCTGGCGGCCGGCTCGGCGGCTGGCATCCTGTGCCACTCCTCCGCCCAGGAGGAGCACGTGGGCAAGGCCTTCCTGCAGGTGATCGCCGACACCGACTTCTGCAATGCCTACAAGAGGACCACAGACATCGCCATGCTGGTCACCATGTTCGGCTGGTTCGCGATGGTCATCTCCTACCTGGTCTACTACGTGCGCCAGAACCAGGAGGATGCCCGGCGCCACCTGGAGTACCTcaagtccctgcccagcaagCAGCGCAGGTCGGAGGAGTCGTCCACCATCAGCACTGTGGTGTGA